The Anopheles coluzzii chromosome 2, AcolN3, whole genome shotgun sequence genome window below encodes:
- the LOC120952415 gene encoding uncharacterized protein LOC120952415 has translation MVNDMETVTGTPVDDYGVLKGDLVFIRNNENLMQAIDQIQETLASVNREYEKYPNFTAEEKVRFDTLCAFCVNSLFWMHEKMLGRPNTVMDDIKADLGRVREAMKRLQTIHDNLTKRPRLDQPAAQRFVRAGLYDANNTESDKQNDAPPNKKKRREKKAEPE, from the exons ATGGTGAACGATATGGAAACGGTTACAGGCACCCCCGTGGATGATTATGGCGTGCTGAAGGGTGATCTCGTGTTCATACGCAACAACGAAAACCTCATGCAAGCCATCGATCAGATACAGGAAACGCTGGCCAGCGTGAATCGGGAATATGAAAAGTATCCGAACTTTACGGCGGAGGAAAAGGTGCGCTTCGACAcgctgtgtgcgttttgcGTGAACTCACTGTTCTGGATGCACGAGAAGATGCTCGGTCGTCCGAACACCGTCATG GATGACATTAAAGCGGATCTCGGCCGGGTGCGGGAAGCGATGAAACGGTTGCAGACCATACACGATAACCTCACCAAGCGGCCCCGTCTCGATCAGCCGGCCGCGCAAAGGTTCGTGCGGGCCGGGCTGTACGATGCTAACAACACGGAAAGCGACAAACAGAACGATgcaccaccaaacaaaaagaagcgcCGGGAGAAGAAAGCCGAACCGGAATGA